One stretch of Plutella xylostella chromosome 15, ilPluXylo3.1, whole genome shotgun sequence DNA includes these proteins:
- the LOC105388560 gene encoding prostaglandin E synthase — MVVINLENPAVRSYMVYSAILALKLLSVSVLTAMNRMARGVFANPEDAKTHPKGKVKFDDPNVERVRRAHLNDLENIPAFWILGALYVATGPAPAWAAWLFRAYTAGRVLHTLVYAVTPLPQPARAIAFFVPYLIMWYMGIQVVLNFATALSYFFYSAVLALKVLLTAMLTGRVRFAKKVFANPEDAKGKGVVKLDDPDVERVRRAHLNDLENIPAFWVLGALYATTGPAAAWAAWLFRAYTAGRVLHTLVYAVTPLPQPARGIAYGIPYLIMWYMGIHVVIHYASAL; from the exons atggttgtcattaaTCTCGAAAACCCGGCTGTTCGCTCATACATGGTGTACTCGGCCATACTGGCGCTGAAGCTGCTGTCGGTATCAGTGCTGACGGCCATGAACCGCATGGCGCGCGGAGTGTTCGCTAACCCGGAGGACGCCAAGACACACCCGAAAGGCAAGGTCAAGTTCGACGACCCGAACGTGGAGCGCGTTCGTCGCGCGCATCTCAACGACTTGGAGAACATCCCGGCGTTCTGGATTCTGGGCGCGCTGTACGTGGCGACGGGCCCGGCGCCGGCGTGGGCCGCGTGGCTGTTCCGCGCCTACACGGCCGGCCGAGTGCTGCACACGCTGGTCTACGCCGTCACGCCGCTGCCGCAGCCGGCGCGCGCCATCGCCTTCTTCGTGCCCTACCTGATCATGTGGTACATGGGCATCCAGGTGGTGCTGAACTTCGCCACCGCTCT ATCTTACTTCTTTTACTCCGCTGTATTGGCCCTAAAAGTGTTGCTGACGGCCATGCTGACGGGGCGCGTGCGGTTCGCGAAGAAGGTGTTCGCGAACCCCGAGGACGCGAAGGGCAAGGGCGTGGTGAAGCTGGACGACCCCGACGTGGAGCGCGTGCGGCGCGCGCACCTCAACGACCTGGAGAACATCCCGGCGTTCTGGGTGCTGGGCGCTCTGTACGCGACCACGggcccggcggcggcgtgggccGCGTGGCTGTTCCGCGCCTACACGGCCGGCCGCGTGCTGCACACGCTCGTGTACGCCGTCACGCCGCTGCCGCAGCCGGCGCGCGGGATTGCCTACGGCATTCCATACCTCATCATGTGGTACATGGGCATTCATGTGGTGATACACTACGCCAGCGCTCTGTGA